One Cardiocondyla obscurior isolate alpha-2009 linkage group LG16, Cobs3.1, whole genome shotgun sequence genomic region harbors:
- the LOC139109114 gene encoding uncharacterized protein has protein sequence MSTGGGSTSDAANSIAILKRRRATIKAACTRIENFAAGINVVDDATMVQLRERRKKLDNYWSEYNSIQTRLEDLDESEGRDRETFENAYYDLCATIAGLDRPRVQASPAPSAEGSNGSGSAGARNNVRLPKLNIPAFNGKYDKWLPYRDLFSSAVHSNSALSRVEKLQYLKGTLEGEALGMIDALEVSEANYDAAWDLINERYNNERAIAYAHIKAIMCFPPIIKESAVEIRNMCDSVSRHLLSLKALKRDSDKWDDVLVYWLSTKLDAVTAREWHASLKNSELPTMKMFKDFLAHRSRVLESLPKREATSQRREDSRAVTRAESRRQALHATAGASGCSYCGGDHSVYACRDFVGLSVVQRIAEIKKRGLCLNCIRSASHRAVQCPSGSCRICKGKHNSLLHLPRGSNEGSGSSAGEQGSAAGTSRSVSGEATALVARKGAGRGTSEVLLSTAVIYIFDRKNSRKTIRVLLDSGSQANFITAGAAKTLCLPCRSVNLTIAGVGKLTSQSTRVARVRIRSRTSAFETEIECVVTDHITGRISTVSLRREKIKLPAGIQLADPQFYRADAIDMLIGAELFWDLVCVGRIRATQDHPVIQKTRLGWVLAGRSADTRGAPTGACALHAVISNAELQDGLRRFWELEEVAETSRGTADERMCEQHFLENVQIGRDGRYTVKMPVRPGALALLGESREIAMRRLFGLEKRFRRDAQFRDAYARFIQDYERLGHMRKIESRERDMPGSLYLPHHGVLKKSEAGVKLRVVFDASCRTSGGRSLNEALLTGPTIQQELASLLIRFRTWRYVFTADIIKMYRQILVDASQTKLQRILWRGSECEAIQEYELLTVTYGTTSAPFLATRVLKHLAESHESEFPVGAKRIANDFYMDDLLTGADTLDEAIIMRDQIIAILRRGKLELILAEIAGLFDPLGVLGPLIVVPKLILQETWQAEIGWDETLPPDLHQRWVEFREQLRELKGVRIPRWVGTGGLKEVQMHGFCDASERAYGACIYVRVTEAGGRHRVTLLTSKSRVAPVRAVSLPRLELSAALLLARLLERTRTAWGGGKKKVVLWSDSTITLQWIKSSSRKWKAFVANRVGEIQAVTEITDWRHVPTAENPADMLSRGTNVRELIDSSMWWSGPAFLRADENAWPNKLMEAPKEMPEQKRVIAAVARVQDKGVVQILLEKISSLNKIVRVIAYCRRILRKQKEKKCVTISPMEFKEALYTIVRNVQREAFAPECEALQANKKINSQSSVFGLTPFIDEDGIIRVGGRLKNAEIPFDARHPMLLPRRHELTTRIVQLEHVNALHAGAQTTLAIVRQRFWPIAARSVVRGVVRRCIKCFRCNPRLSQAIMADLPNKRVNVARPFSHAGIDYAGPILLKDHKRRNAKLTKAYLAIFVCFTVRAVHIELVSDLTSDAFIAALKRFVSRRGKPACLYSDNGTTFVGTEKRLKEFRECVRSEATDLAIREFLSEKGIEWKFIPPYAPHFGGLWEAAVKSAKTHLNRVLGQAHATFEEMYTILCEIEGIMNSRPLAPLSADPTDLDCLTPGHFLIGAALCSFSVPGLQHIPEGRLLRWQRVEQMRQHFWQRWKDEYLHTLIQRTKWRASRGTPIAVGQMVVVQQAGLGPLQWLLGRIKEVHPGADGVVRTATIRTKKGEI, from the exons ATGTCGACCGGAGGAGGATCGACAAGCGATGCGGCGAATTCGATAGCGATATTAAAACGGCGTAGGGCGACAATCAAGGCCGCGTGCACAAGAATAGAAAATTTTGCCGCCGGCATAAATGTTGTAGACGACGCGACGATGGTGCAATTGCGCGAGCGGCGTAAgaaattagataattattgGAGCGAGTACAATTCGATTCAGACGCGACTGGAAGACTTAGACGAGAGCGAGGGCCGTGATCGTGAGACGTTCGAAAACGCATATTACGACCTGTGCGCGACCATTGCAGGTCTTGACCGGCCACGCGTACAGGCCTCGCCTGCCCCGAGTGCGGAGGGGTCAAACGGCAGCGGAAGTGCGGGCGCACGCAATAATGTGCGTCTGCCGAAATTAAACATACCCGCGTTCAACGGGAAATATGACAAGTGGCTGCCGTATCGGGACTTATTTAGCTCCGCGGTGCACAGCAACAGCGCACTCTCAAGGGTCGAAAAATTGCAGTACCTGAAGGGAACGTTAGAAGGCGAGGCGTTGGGCATGATAGACGCGTTGGAAGTGTCCGAGGCGAATTACGACGCCGCCTGGGATTTAATAAACGAGCGCTACAATAATGAAAGAGCTATCGCGTACGCACACATAAAAGCGATTATGTGTTTCCCGCCGATAATAAAGGAGAGCGCGGTCGAAATTCGAAATATGTGCGATAGCGTGTCGCGACATTTGTTATCCTTAAAAGCGTTAAAACGGGATTCCGACAAGTGGGACGATGTCCTGGTGTATTGGCTAAGTACGAAGTTAGATGCGGTTACGGCCCGAGAATGGCATGCGTCGCTAAAGAACTCCGAACTGCCCACAATGAAGATGTTCAAAGATTTTTTGGCGCACCGTAGCCGGGTGTTAGAATCGCTGCCCAAGCGTGAGGCCACGAGCCAGAGGCGTGAGGACTCGCGGGCGGTGACGCGGGCCGAGAGTAGACGTCAGGCGTTACACGCGACGGCCGGGGCGAGCGGGTGCTCCTATTGTGGCGGCGATCACTCCGTGTACGCGTGCCGGGACTTCGTCGGGTTGTCGGTGGTGCAGCGTatcgcggaaattaaaaaacgagGGCTGTGTCTAAATTGTATCAGATCGGCGTCACACAGGGCCGTCCAGTGCCCGTCGGGCAGCTGTCGCATTTGTAAGGGCAAGCATAACTCCTTGCTGCACTTACCGCGGGGATCGAACGAGGGATCCGGATCGAGCGCGGGGGAACAAGGATCCGCGGCGGGAACATCGCGTTCCGTGTCGGGTGAGGCGACGGCGTTGGTCGCTCGCAAGGGGGCCGGGAGGGGCACCTCAGAGGTATTGCTCTCAACCGCGGTAATCTATATATTCGATAGAAAAAATTCTCGAAAAACTATCCGCGTGCTGTTGGACTCCGGCTCACAGGCCAACTTTATAACAGCTGGGGCCGCGAAAACATTATGTTTACCATGTAGGTCGGTGAACTTGACTATAGCGGGTGTCGGCAAATTAACGAGCCAGTCTACACGGGTTGCTCGCGTTCGGATACGCTCGCGCACGAGTGCATTTGAGACCGAGATCGAATGCGTAGTCACCGATCATATCACGGGCCGGATTTCGACCGTTTCTCTGCggcgcgaaaaaattaaattaccggCGGGCATTCAATTAGCGGACCCCCAGTTTTACCGGGCGGACGCGATTGATATGCTTATTGGGGCCGAACTATTCTGGGATCTGGTGTGCGTTGGCCGGATACGCGCCACGCAGGACCACCCGGTAATACAGAAGACGCGTCTGGGATGGGTCTTGGCCGGTAGATCGGCGGACACGAGGGGCGCTCCGACAGGAGCGTGTGCGTTACACGCGGTTATTTCGAACGCGGAGCTGCAGGATGGTTTGAGACGTTTTTGGGAGCTGGAGGAGGTTGCGGAAACCTCACGCGGAACCGCAGACGAGCGGATGTGCGAGCAGCATTTTTTAGAGAACGTCCAGATAGGAAGGGACGGTAGATACACGGTAAAGATGCCTGTGAGACCGGGGGCCTTAGCGCTACTGGGCGAGTCGCGGGAGATCGCGATGAGGCGGCTATTCGGATTAGAAAAAAGATTTCGCCGGGATGCTCAATTCAGAGACGCATATGCCCGTTTTATACAAGATTACGAACGACTGGGGCATATGAGAAAAATCGAGTCGCGAGAGCGGGATATGCCGGGATCGCTGTACCTACCGCATCACGGTGTGTTAAAGAAGTCCGAGGCGGGAGTCAAGCTAAGGGTGGTATTCGACGCATCGTGCCGGACGAGCGGCGGTCGATCATTAAACGAGGCGTTATTGACGGGGCCGACTATCCAGCAGGAATTAGCCTCGCTGTTAATTCGATTTCGTACGTGGCGATATGTATttaccgccgatattattaaaatgtaccgACAAATACTCGTGGACGCGTCGCAGACAAAATTACAACGCATTTTGTGGCGCGGATCGGAGTGCGAGGCGATTCAAGAATACGAGTTGCTTACGGTGACATACGGAACGACGTCCGCGCCGTTCCTCGCGACACGAGTGCTGAAACATTTGGCAGAATCCCACGAGTCGGAATTCCCGGTAGGAGCGAAGCGCATTGCGAATGATTTTTATATGGACGATCTGCTCACCGGAGCAGATACGTTGGACGAAGCGATAATCATgcgagatcaaataattgcgataCTTAGACGCGGCAAATTAGAGCTAA TACTGGCCGAGATTGCCGGTCTATTCGATCCGCTCGGCGTGTTGGGACCGCTCATCGTGGTACCCAAGCTGATCTTGCAAGAAACGTGGCAAGCGGAGATCGGCTGGGATGAAACGCTGCCGCCGGATTTGCACCAGCGATGGGTCGAATTTCGTGAACAGCTACGTGAATTGAAGGGTGTACGAATACCGCGTTGGGTGGGTACCGGAGGATTAAAAGAAGTACAGATGCACGGTTTCTGtgacgcgagcgagcgcgcctATGGTGCATGCATATACGTGCGTGTAACCGAGGCGGGCGGACGGCACCGGGTGACATTATTAACATCGAAGTCACGAGTCGCGCCGGTCAGAGCGGTATCGTTGCCGCGGTTAGAGTTGAGCGCGGCCTTGTTGCTGGCAAGGCTGCTCGAGAGAACTCGCACCGCTTGGGGGGGCGGCAAGAAAAAAGTGGTGCTCTGGTCGGATTCCACAATAACGCTGCAGTGGATAAAATCCTCCTCCCGAAAATGGAAGGCCTTTGTGGCTAACCGTGTGGGAGAGATTCAAGCGGTTACAGAAATAACCGATTGGCGGCACGTGCCGACGGCCGAAAACCCCGCGGATATGCTGTCACGCGGAACGAACGTGAGAGAGCTAATAGATTCGTCTATGTGGTGGAGCGGGCCTGCCTTCTTACGCGCGGACGAGAATGCATGGCCAAATAAATTGATGGAAGCACCGAAAGAAATGCCGGAGCAGAAGCGTGTGATTGCCGCGGTAGCTAGGGTTCAGGACAAGGGGGTGGTGCAAATCCTGCTAGAAAAAATATCCAgcctaaataaaattgtacgcgTAATAGCCTATTGCCGAAGAATATTGCggaaacagaaagagaaaaaatgcGTGACGATTTCCCCGATGGAATTTAAAGAGGCGTTATATACAATTGTAAGGAACGTACAGCGCGAGGCCTTCGCTCCGGAATGCGAGGCCTTACAAgcgaataagaaaataaacaGCCAAAGTAGCGTTTTTGGCTTGACACCGTTTATCGACGAAGACGGAATAATTCGCGTGGGAGGCCGGTTAAAAAACGCGGAAATTCCGTTTGACGCGAGACACCCGATGTTGTTGCCGAGGCGGCACGAGTTGACCACGCGAATTGTACAATTAGAACATGTAAACGCGTTGCATGCCGGTGCGCAGACGACGCTCGCGATCGTCAGGCAAAGATTTTGGCCGATAGCTGCGCGCTCGGTGGTGCGGGGCGTCGTGCGTCGTTGCATCAAATGCTTTCGATGTAACCCGAGATTGTCACAAGCCATTATGGCAGATTTACCGAACAAGCGAGTAAATGTAGCACGACCATTTTCGCATGCGGGCATCGATTACGCCGGTCCGATTCTACTTAAGGATCATAAGCGGCGAAATGCCAAGCTGACCAAGGCATACTTGGCGATCTTTGTATGTTTCACCGTGCGGGCCGTGCACATCGAACTAGTTAGCGACTTGACTTCCGACGCCTTCATCGCGGCGCTTAAAAGATTTGTATCGCGACGCGGCAAGCCGGCGTGTTTGTATTCGGACAACGGCACGACGTTTGTAGGAACCGAGAAGCGGCTAAAAGAATTTCGCGAGTGCGTGCGGAGCGAGGCAACGGACCTGGCTATTCGCGAATTTCTGAGCGAAAAGGGCatcgagtggaaattcataCCACCGTATGCTCCACATTTTGGCGGATTGTGGGAGGCGGCGGTAAAATCCGCGAAGACTCACTTAAACCGAGTCTTGGGTCAAGCGCATGCCACCTTCGAGGAAATGTATACGATATTGTGCGAGATCGAGGGAATCATGAACTCGAGACCGCTTGCGCCGCTCAGTGCGGATCCGACGGACCTGGATTGCCTCACGCCGGGTCATTTTTTGATTGGTGCGGCTCTGTGCAGCTTTTCTGTTCCAGGATTACAGCACATACCGGAAGGACGACTACTTCGGTGGCAGCGTGTCGAGCAGATGCGCCAGCACTTTTGGCAACGCTGGAAGGACGAATATCTGCACACTTTGATCCAACGCACAAAGTGGCGAGCGAGCCGGGGGACGCCGATAGCGGTGGGACAAATGGTGGTTGTCCAGCAGGCCGGACTCGGACCTTTGCAGTGGCTCCTGGGGAGGATAAAGGAGGTGCATCCCGGAGCCGATGGAGTAGTGCGTACCGCGACCATCCGCACCAAGAAGGGAGAAATATAA